In Miscanthus floridulus cultivar M001 chromosome 8, ASM1932011v1, whole genome shotgun sequence, the sequence agtacaagtactactactactactactagtactactactactagtactactacaagtactactactactagtactactactagatCAAACCATATCCTACTGATCAAACCACAGATAGACTTACTGTAGAAATGAAATTCGAAAACAAAAGATGGCTTACATCATCGAACTGTAGTTATCAGTGGGTAGAGCATTTGAGTCACCTTATAAATAATTTGTGGGTTGTTTGTTCATGCCAGATTGCCAGACGTGTTGAAGCAAAAGTACGTTTCAAATATTTGCTTCGAAGGATAGTTTTATATTCTTATTTATTTAAGTATACTGGAGTGGTGTTGTGATGACACAGTTTAGTTGTTTTAAATTAAACTTTTCAGCAGCCCAGCATGTTGTCTGCCGAGAAAGTAGAAAGCACCGAAGTGAATAAGCGATTTCCTTTCCTCTGAAATCTTGCATGCTTAATACTTGACTTAGTTCTTCGCAATTTAGTGTCATGATGATCCAAAGTAGCCAGTGGACTCTTCCTTTTATCTTGCTTTTCCCATATGGCTGACCAGGTCCCTCCCAGCCATTGTAACAATGATTCCtgcatgctaaaagaaaaaaagagatgatTTTTGTATGCATTTATGCAATGGAACAACAACATCTGTTGTGGTTCCATGCTGACTACCTATTGTAATCTGTCTAAAATTTTGTCGTACTGTGAAAATGCACCTATATACTGTGAAAATGCACCTATATgctgactactagtactactacaagtactactactactactacaagtactactacaagtactactactactactagtactactactggtactagtactactacttgtactactagtactactacttctaccactagtactactacttctactacttatactactttttttcttgcatctcttagaacaaggcatgaaatgtcgcgaacatcaaagagtgcatcccgatgccccgtgaatgatgagcagccatcccatggagagcaagaactagatgaccagcttactcaggagcagttcgataacgagttagaaaagggtctagaagtgatgcttactcaggaggaccttgtcgatgatgaggatccagtggggggaacccagggaagagaaggcggagaggatgtccaaggcgaagaaggggatgatgatgacgacacctcatcagggggatatgtcagtcccgaggatcctttcccacaagaacccagacggaggccaacggaggacgagttggacaaggattttgatccgaacgacgaggtacggataaagccttagtagcttgtaaatttggctaatgctatggctttatgttacctctgctaacacttttgacctgtCGGATACACAGGTCGTCCCTACTCAACCTCTGAAAAGATGACGTCGGCCTCCGGCTTGTCTTGCCGGATAATATGTAGTGGGGCAaaggagatcagaggaaggagccacagatactcacaatgaggcctccgctccacaacctcaggacacaaccacgactgagactgcccagccaaagaggaaacgaggggggaTTAGAAAACCAAACCAATATCAtgacaaggcatgctatgtgataacggaggtcggaccagacgggcagatccttgagccatatacatacAAGGCAAAATTCCGTAATCACATCgggtttgtagttagagataagttgaacccaGCTATCAGTGGCTGGAATCTtgtacctatgagccaaaaggtagacctatgggaGAAGCCGAAGCAGAACTTCAGGTTTCTAGAGGGAACGCACGAGTTGGTACAAcaaaatgcttttaagataatggggcagagcttccgacgttggcggtcggatctgaacaagaactttatccaacagaagttaactcctttccacgagtatggcaacataactcctagtcaatgggaggagttcgtggctgagaagacttcagaggcatcattggccctcagtgcccgtaacagcgagcaggcgaagaagaatcaacactaccctcgtctaggccccggtggctacgctggcaagcaagaggtctttaggaagatggacacAGAGGCCGAAGCTGCCGGGAATACGGAAGTGCCGAAGTTGAAGCCACGCCTTAAACAGTGGATATACGCGAGGAGTGTCGATTCATCCGGTAGTAGCCTCAAGTTTGCTAAGCCGGAGACCGGAGAGGTAGTATCAAAGATACTGAaacttgctgaagacaaggagaagggcgcattcaacccttccagagagagggatgagcttaccgttgccttgggaaaccccgagcacacaggacgcactagggggctagggaagaggatgtcctggaagcatggattcgtagaggagaggcacatgtacaagaaacatggcagagaccgagagtctaatcttgagcgccaagtgaaggctctagttgaaaagatgttggtggagaaaggactGTCTACGATGGAGCCACAGACACCAATGGGGCCGCCCGGAGAACTGGCggtagttggtagccctccggaTGTTCCCAGCAGTCAAGGTTCTAATGCAACCGGAACcctcgtcgatcgcatacgggcgcCAACCAGTTGCAAATTGGTGGTTTCGATGGGCAGGCAAAACGTGATCATTGAGGTGGCAATGGGCGTGGCACATCCTCCGGGCGGCATGTGGCACAATAGGGACATCCCGCAGGACTACACTTGGgccgaggtgcataccgtgaagcccgagttcatgacttggaagatagaacaccctactcccgaggggctcatgttactcggagacgtcatgaaccagttcatcctctggcacagacGGGACATTGTATTGACCGAGTCTTCGCCAACTCCAACTGAAGTTCATCCTCTGGAGCGACCCGTCGAGGACGGGGATGTATACTCAccggcccatgaccatgaccaccacacgctagagacttctccacctcgtaccgagcaagggcatgatgacatgccacatccttctccacctcatatcgagcatgggcatgatgacatgccatgtccttctccagctcgtaccgagcaaaggcatgatgagatgcaacatccttctcaacaagcgcaaccgatacatgaacaacaagtgtctcatgaacatcaattgcctcgtgaacagccgatacatgaagaacaagtggcccctggagcaggtgatgcacaagttgacaaggacgtgcccgaatgggaagctcgaaacaaaatcccaatcaagataaggccatcgtatgtgggcatgaatgacgtctcgtcggtgcacaagtggatggcccatgaccagttcaagcttaagaccaagtaaaagaattcaaagcaccagcttctgaggagggcaccactagcaaactgcacaaagggtttaacaagtatccagctgttgataacctcaaatggtcaaatgattgcccggataaatatgaaaaaggcaagaacttcctaccaaaccgagtcatacagtgcttgccacgtggaatgagaaagttccacgattggtactttcgtgctcagataacagaactagaaatcttacaagcatggatcactgccggcacatttggagccctaggtgggcaaattgccgttgagtttagggatatccaggcatgcttccacctcggACGAATGGAAATAAATCTAATTCGcatatggtgcctgtaagtccttgccctctcgatatgatatgaatgtaatcttttgattttgttgtaactcacccgcgctgtgatttgtagaatgcaagcgaactttgtgaaaaagaggccagctctgaaacacggatatatagacccttcacctatagcatcaacaaattttaattaccctaaagagtggaaactagattgcaaagaactaggaactggaaagacacttaaggagaaagaggacatcaggaacaagaaaatattggaagagtccctcaatgttgcggcatacattgctctatgttttaaaaatctccaacaacacgataatatatggataccataccacttcaagtaagttcgactgtatacttagctttgttcaatatactttgttcgatgcaaaagagcttatgtgttccttctatgactaaattcatgcagcgatcactggatttgcataggcgtctggctctcacatagcatggcatgggtctttgattcagcggatttcccagtcgagacatacaaagacttcatagcgattgtcaagacgtatacatattgatAATCGtcattttagctactatgtttatatacatacttgtaaggttcaatgtgggatactaacaagttgcatttgctaaaaccattggaacagggcattcaggcactatgtccaggaacataaggggatgcatcatccaaataggaaggaaaagttgcatgtcaaaactctatgtgcagtaagtgtcatttactttggtactccatatattacgtgtctgtcaatagcattacttaacatctccatatgcaaaacacacagtaccCCAAACAGAAGCCTGTGAGTCTACATTGAGGATACTACAtatgtattatgatgagtaccatcggtggctacaacagaaaccccaatctggtaagtttgaacatcttcgctcgtagtatgaaaagtCCGCATATattgtgatatagtaaacctaaacttgttctcttgtaattggagaaagataaagacacgagaaggaacccatacaaggatgacgagctcttagagatggtcggcgacctttgcaactttataatggaccaaattgtgtaccataaaggcacttaccatcatcttctttccgacttaggtagtaatcctctataccaacaccttcggaagactgataggctagccctaggtcgttgatgacaatgtggacttgtggtatggtttggatcagactttggaacgatttggactttgttttgcatgatggacttttgtgaattatgactgatgatgttctaaataatggtcttgtgtttgtggatgtatatatgtatatttgtggtggtcagattcgaatttgaattatttatttttttgctggaaaatccactgtaggggtggttcttgattgaaccgcccttacaaatacacacagcaggggcggctggtgatacagccgcccttacagaagtccactacaggggcggctgatattaccagccgcccttacagagggcactgtaggggcggctgaaaacaccagccgcccctacagagggcactgcaggggcggtcaggaaaccACCCCTatagaggcaccctctgtaggaacaccctgggaaggacGGCTGGCGTAGCCgtccctacagaggctctagagctgtccctacagttaacttctgtagtagtgagTTGATCCGCAAGAGCTTAAACAAGATATCTGCATTTTTTTTAATTAAATGACAATAGTACAAGATTGATTACTCATGAAGAAAAAGTTGAGAGCACAAAGTTGTCACTCCAATTCGGCAGAACAACACAGGAGTCTTAAAAAAGCGTCTTAAAGTAGCTGCTGCTAGCAGAACAACTTTCACCAATCAATTAAATTCTAACACCTCGGTGCCTTAAGAGATTTGGACATACACATATTAAAGCTAAGCTAATTTGAATTTCAGGAAGCGTGTATGCAGCTATGCCAACATGGCTTCAACAAAACACAATGTAGTCATCACTATGTCAGTGCGCCTGACAACTATTGCAGTCACAATAGATAGATGTTCCTTCTAACTCACAGACTGCAACTGAAGGTTCTAATCCGCGTCATACCACGGACTGCATTGCATAGGAATGGATCAGGGCAGGTGTGACGAATCAGAGTACAAGAGTAGGAAAAAGCAACACAAGAACTCAAATAGAAGGGAGAATTGAGATCCAGTAGCAACTTTACTGATACTCCATCAATACCACCAGTATATGATCTCCAGTACAATAGCTAATACTACCACTACAGGACTAGGTCTACTAGTTCATCTCCGCGATAAGGCCTAAAAGCCTAGCACAAGAGTATTTATACAATGAAGAAGATTTAACACTGACAGGCTATTACAGTTAAACTAAAAGGAAGCTTTAATTTAAGTTGTGCTGAGATGCCTTTGAGACAGCCTGCATCTGAGAGCCCTCGGATCGACGATGGACACCTCCGAGAGTTACTGTAAGTCCTGACAATGCCCCCCTCTTGAGATCTTTGTCCTCAAGGATGAAAAAATGGAAATATCTTGCAAATGAAATTGGCATCCTCCCAAGTTGCTTGCTCTGAAGGAAGGTTTGTCCAGCGAATGAACCACTGCAGTACTGTACTACTGGTTCGTTGTTGAGAGGTATGAACCTGCGCTCTAGAGTTTCAGCAGGGGCAACTTTGATGTTTCCTTTCTCATCAACAAGACGTAATTCCTTGGATGGTACAACAATTGGTCCCAAGTGCCGCTTTAGCTGACTGACATGAAAAACAGGATGTAATTGATAACCCTCTGGGAGGAGTAGCTTGTATGTGATGGCCCCAATTTTCTCCATGACATGAAAAGGTCCATATAACTTGGAATGGAGTTTCAAGGATCTGTGGACACTGAGGGATGTGTGTCTGTAAGGCTGAATCTTTAAGTAGACCATGTCCCCAACTTCAAACTCTCTTTCCTTCCTGCGCTTATCAACTTTATATTTAATCCTGGTCTGAGCCTTAGTCAAGTTGTCTTTAATAATTTGGTTGGCAAGTTGCCTATTCTGCAATATTTCTCTAGTTGAATCATCAGGGCAATCAGGAAGCACAGTGTCAGCAACCATTAGAGGTGGAAAACTATAAAGTGCTTGGAATGGTGTCATGTTGAGAGATGTATGAAAAGAAGTGTTATACCACCACATTCGGCAAAAGACAACCAGTAATACCACTTTGTGGGTGCTGTGAACCACATATATCTATGGTAATTTTCTGGGGGCATTGGTTGACTCTCTCAGTCTGCCCATCAGTTTCTGGATGGTAAGAAGTGCTATAATGAAGCTTGATTTCCAAAGATGTGAACAAGGCTTGCCAAATTTGACTAGTGAATACCCGGTTCCTATCAGTAACAATAACTGTTGGAAGAGCATGAAGCTTAAAAATATTATCAGTGAACAGGTTGATAACCTCTTTTGCTGTGAAGGGGTGCTTAAGTGGCAAGAAATGAGCATACTTGGTGAACCTATCAACCACAACAAGAGTTATGTCCTTGTCATTGGATTTGGGAAGCCCTTCATCAAAATCCATGGAGATATGTGTCCAAGCCATATCTGGAACCTATCAAGAGCACAAAGTTGTCACTCCAATTCGGTAGAACAACACGGGAGTCTTAAAAATGCGTCTTAAAGTAGCTGCTGCTAGCAAAACAACTTTCACCAATCAATTACATTCTAACACCTCGGTGCCCTAAGAGATTTGGACAGACATATATCAAAGCTAAGCTAATTTGATGTATGCAGCTATGCCAACATGGCTTCAGCAAAACACAACCAATAATGTGCAGAGCAGACATGAGCCTGAGATCTGGCCTGGCAACTATTGCAGTCAAACTCTATCCTCTGTTGGAACATCAGTCATTTCAAAATACTTCTCTGATTTCCTATACATCCTTCTGGATCGGTGCCATCAAACTCAGGAAAATGGATTTTAGGACCCCGAGCTACCATTTGCTGTTGATTTGAGAGATATGTGTGGTATGGTGGTGGATGGATGTCTTGGTATTGGATTTTCCTCAGGCTGGGAAGGGTTGGGTGAGTGATTTGTAGTACCTTGTTGGCGTTGCCAAGGATCAGGAGGGGGGTTCGTCAAATTGTTTTCATTGTGTTTGGGATCAAGGTAGTGGTCAAAAGATGCTGTGTCAAATTGGGTTTCATGATCATATAGATTCCACGGGTGTGTAGTCCAATCATCATAGGCATCAGTGGCTTGCTCTGAATGCCCTGTGTTGAGTTGTTGACCATAACCCCTGGGAACTATTATCTTTATGATCTGCTATACTAGACTCGGGCTGAGAGGAATTTAAGTGATGGACTCTATTTGGAACCACTATCTCCAACAAATTGGGATTTATGCAGGTGAAGATTCGTGGGTCGAACCTGTCCAAAATTTTGAGGGGCAGAAGGGTGTGTCTCATTGATGTTGGAACTAGCATCCTCAACAATAACAGTATTAGACTTGTCAGCCATCTTGGTCAGATAGGACATGACTTGGTAGAACTTGGAATTCAGCTGATGGTTGTGGTCTTCTTGCTGCTTCATGAAGGAATCCAGGGTACGACGAATTCCATCGACTTCTGTTGCAGTTGCAAACTGCATCTCACCAGGAGAACCATCCGCGGTCAGTATCGCGTCGCCACCTGTGGATTCGGTTTCGGCAAGCCGTCCCCTAAATCAATCCACAGGCTCAATCTACCGCCACCTAGACCATGGATTTGGCTCTGGAATTTTACACAAGGATGTGCCTTGCAACCCTTGCAAAAGAGTGATCTACTGCAACACCACCGCAGATCGGATCTAGGCCAGCTTACGGAATTTTACACAAGAACAAAACCTTGCAACCCTTGCTGGACAGAATCTACTGCTAATTTAGGGGAAGAATAGGGTTTTGTGggagatttaactttttaccattataagaATCGGCACCTCCTGAGATCTCACTACAACGGCTGGCAATACGAGTTTGACACGCAACGGTGAGAAGAGATACAGAATTGCCACTTTTGCACTCGTGGCACGACAGCGCGTCAGTCCAGGTGGGATCCGAGTCAGCATGGGGGTGGCAAATGACCGCGGCTGCCCTTGCCCTCTGCTGCTAACCTAGCCGGGCCGCACTCAGTCGCCTCGCCTGGCCCATTCGCTCGTTCTTCGTCTCCCCGCTCTTGCCGtagccctccgccgccgccgccaccatcctacGCCGTCGCCGCCTTCCTCTCCCATCTTTCTCGATGGAGCATTACTCGGAGTCGTCTGGAGGTGGACGGGCGAGGAGCAGGCTTCACGGTGGCCCGAGCACCCTCATTGCCTTGGTCGGTCTCTATCCCATTGGTGAGCTCAGCGGTTTCCCGTTGATTCCTTGCCATCTTGCTCGAGTGGTGGAAGGGCGGGCCAAGAAGGGCAATGAGAATCA encodes:
- the LOC136476276 gene encoding uncharacterized protein yields the protein MRKFHDWYFRAQITELEILQAWITAGTFGALGGQIAVEFRDIQACFHLGRMEINLIRIWCLMQANFVKKRPALKHGYIDPSPIASTNFNYPKEWKLDCKELGTGKTLKEKEDIRNKKILEESLNVAAYIALCFKNLQQHDNIWIPYHFNDHWICIGVWLSHSMAWVFDSADFPVETYKDFIAIVKTAFRHYVQEHKGMHHPNRKEKLHVKTLCAYPKQKPVSLH